From Phenylobacterium montanum, the proteins below share one genomic window:
- a CDS encoding LacI family DNA-binding transcriptional regulator: protein MSTKTVSRVLNGERYVSEETRDRVQQAIAHLKFVPSMAARSLAGKRSHQVALLYDNHSPHYIHQIQTGVWTRCMEEGVRLLAQPSDVASPMLAQHVGELIDQTRVDGVILSSPVTDAIAVLDELEARGVPYVRISPGTEHSRSSSVAMDDVQAADDMTTHLINLGHRRIGFIVGHVNHTASDQRLFGYRRALDRAGIPFEPRYVRQGDFDFASGEAAGDVLLDLANPPTAIFASNDDMAAGVLTVAHRRGLSVPGDLSVAGFDDTALASQLWPPLTTVRQPTRDLAYAATGLLFSGETVHRRLPHELVVRGSTAPPSIQS from the coding sequence GTGTCGACAAAGACCGTTTCGCGGGTCCTGAACGGCGAGCGATATGTCTCGGAGGAGACCCGGGATCGCGTGCAGCAGGCCATAGCCCACCTCAAGTTCGTGCCCAGCATGGCCGCGCGCTCCCTGGCCGGCAAGCGCAGCCATCAGGTCGCGCTGCTCTACGACAACCACAGCCCGCACTACATTCACCAGATCCAGACCGGGGTCTGGACGCGCTGCATGGAGGAGGGGGTGCGGCTGCTGGCCCAGCCCAGCGACGTGGCCTCGCCCATGCTGGCGCAGCACGTGGGCGAACTGATCGACCAGACCCGGGTCGACGGCGTGATCCTGTCCTCCCCCGTCACGGACGCCATCGCAGTGCTGGATGAGTTGGAGGCGCGCGGCGTGCCCTATGTGCGCATCTCGCCGGGGACGGAGCACAGCCGCAGTTCGTCCGTGGCCATGGACGACGTTCAGGCGGCGGACGACATGACCACCCACCTGATCAATCTGGGCCATCGCCGGATCGGCTTCATCGTCGGCCACGTCAATCATACGGCCAGCGATCAGCGTCTGTTCGGATACAGGCGGGCCCTGGATCGCGCCGGCATCCCCTTCGAGCCGCGCTATGTGCGGCAGGGAGATTTCGATTTCGCTTCGGGCGAGGCGGCGGGGGACGTGTTGCTGGACCTGGCCAACCCGCCTACGGCGATCTTCGCCAGCAACGATGACATGGCGGCCGGGGTGCTGACCGTCGCGCATCGGCGTGGGCTCTCGGTGCCCGGGGACCTGTCGGTGGCCGGTTTCGACGACACGGCCCTGGCCAGCCAGCTGTGGCCGCCGCTCACGACCGTCCGCCAGCCCACCCGGGACCTGGCCTACGCTGCGACCGGCCTTCTGTTCAGCGGGGAAACCGTGCACCGGCGGCTGCCGCACGAACTGGTGGTGCGCGGCTCGACGGCGCCGCCTTCGATCCAGTCCTGA
- a CDS encoding aldo/keto reductase — MTYLPIPPATRPLYVGGPEVSSLAWGMWRFSGVDAGAAEGRIRAALDSGVTLFDTADIYGADSAGGFGSAEMLLGEVLAQAPDLRGRMVLATKGGIVVGAPYNSGEAYLASAIDASLRRLRVERVELWQIHRPDFLTHPAEVARALEDALKAGKIGAVGVSNYLPSQVEALQAHLSAPIVSIQPEFSPLAIAPLSDGVLDQAMAKDMAVLAWSPLGGGRLGDPRDERSRAVAAALDAQAEAYGVSRAAAAYSWIMAHPARPIPIVGTQTLSRIQEIPDAYKPRWTRADWYKVLTAARSEPLP; from the coding sequence ATGACATACCTTCCGATCCCCCCTGCGACGCGCCCCCTCTATGTCGGCGGCCCCGAGGTTTCCTCGCTGGCCTGGGGCATGTGGCGCTTTTCCGGCGTCGACGCCGGGGCGGCCGAGGGTCGAATCCGGGCCGCGCTCGATTCGGGCGTGACCCTGTTCGACACCGCCGACATCTATGGCGCCGACAGCGCTGGAGGGTTCGGTTCGGCCGAGATGTTGCTGGGCGAGGTGCTGGCGCAGGCGCCGGATCTTCGCGGCCGCATGGTGCTGGCCACCAAGGGCGGGATCGTCGTCGGCGCTCCCTACAATTCCGGCGAGGCCTATCTGGCCTCGGCGATCGACGCCTCCCTGCGACGACTTCGGGTCGAGCGCGTCGAGCTGTGGCAGATCCACCGGCCGGATTTCCTGACTCATCCCGCCGAGGTCGCCCGTGCGCTCGAGGATGCGCTGAAGGCCGGTAAGATCGGCGCGGTCGGGGTCTCCAACTATCTGCCTTCGCAGGTTGAGGCCCTGCAGGCGCACCTTTCGGCGCCGATCGTCAGTATCCAGCCGGAATTTTCGCCCCTGGCGATCGCGCCGCTGTCGGATGGCGTCCTCGACCAGGCGATGGCCAAGGACATGGCCGTTCTGGCCTGGTCGCCGCTGGGCGGCGGCCGGCTGGGCGATCCCAGGGACGAGCGGAGCCGAGCGGTGGCGGCGGCCCTCGACGCCCAGGCCGAGGCTTATGGCGTCTCGCGCGCGGCTGCGGCCTACAGCTGGATCATGGCCCATCCGGCGCGCCCGATCCCGATCGTCGGAACCCAGACACTGTCGCGAATCCAAGAAATTCCAGATGCCTACAAGCCGCGCTGGACCCGCGCCGATTGGTACAAGGTCCTGACGGCCGCCCGGAGCGAGCCCCTGCCATGA
- a CDS encoding LLM class flavin-dependent oxidoreductase: MNRSPCEISWFSALCDDDYEFLGAPDPRLKSSWEHCRDIVLQAESGGFDNILLPSGYALGVDTTAFAAGIAPLLKRMRMLMAVRIGELWPPQLARQIATIDRMSAGRLDINIISSDLPGETLASAPRYRRTVEAMAILRTLLNGEPLDHDGEFWKLKLDPPRITTVSGKAPLFYFGGLSEDARDAAAAGCDVYLMWPDRQEAIAEIIADMKARAARHGRTLRFGYRAHMIVRETEAESRAAADRLLSKLDAATGAAIRAKSLDSASAGVQAQASLRESAGDDGYAEPGLWTGVGRARSGCGAAIVGDPDQVLAKLNSYRDMGIDAFILSGYPHAAEADLFARHVLPRIDHGPLVSPVRVPAMT; encoded by the coding sequence ATGAACAGATCCCCCTGCGAAATCAGCTGGTTCTCCGCCCTCTGCGATGACGACTACGAGTTCCTCGGCGCGCCCGATCCGCGGCTGAAGTCCAGCTGGGAGCATTGCCGAGACATCGTCCTGCAGGCCGAGAGCGGCGGCTTCGACAATATTCTCCTGCCGTCCGGCTACGCCCTGGGCGTGGACACCACCGCGTTCGCTGCCGGGATCGCGCCGCTGCTCAAGCGGATGAGGATGCTCATGGCGGTGCGTATCGGCGAACTGTGGCCGCCGCAGCTCGCGCGCCAGATCGCGACCATAGATCGTATGTCGGCAGGGCGCCTGGACATCAACATCATCTCCTCCGACCTGCCGGGCGAGACCTTGGCTTCGGCGCCGCGGTATCGGCGCACGGTCGAGGCCATGGCGATCCTGCGGACCCTGCTGAACGGCGAGCCCCTGGACCATGACGGCGAGTTCTGGAAGCTGAAGCTGGACCCGCCGCGCATCACCACGGTCTCGGGCAAGGCCCCGCTATTCTATTTCGGCGGCCTGTCGGAGGACGCGCGCGATGCGGCGGCGGCCGGTTGCGACGTCTACCTGATGTGGCCGGACCGCCAGGAAGCCATCGCCGAGATCATCGCCGACATGAAGGCGAGGGCGGCGCGCCATGGCCGCACGCTGCGCTTCGGCTATCGCGCCCATATGATCGTGCGGGAGACCGAGGCCGAGTCGCGCGCAGCGGCCGATCGCCTGCTGTCCAAGCTGGATGCGGCGACCGGGGCGGCGATCCGCGCCAAGTCGCTGGATTCCGCATCGGCCGGCGTTCAGGCCCAGGCGAGCCTGCGAGAGAGCGCGGGCGACGACGGCTATGCCGAGCCAGGCCTGTGGACCGGCGTGGGCCGGGCCAGGTCCGGTTGCGGCGCGGCCATCGTCGGCGATCCGGACCAGGTGCTGGCCAAGCTGAATTCCTATCGCGATATGGGAATAGACGCCTTCATCCTGTCCGGTTATCCGCACGCGGCCGAGGCGGACCTGTTCGCGCGCCACGTTTTGCCGCGGATCGACCATGGCCCTTTGGTCTCGCCGGTTCGGGTCCCGGCGATGACGTAG
- a CDS encoding TonB-dependent receptor: MAYQGSRTQVRRAGRAAWLAGAAAFTLADAASAQQASSAPQQQVEEVVVTARHREERLQNVPISVAVVNGAAAAAKNLNDIADISQQVPSVDFRTGASNKDRTVFIRGTGTISTSPGVEPSVSTVVDGVVMARPGQATVDLLDLDHIEVLLGPQGTLFGKNASAGVVNIVTRNPSSSPSGYLDAAYYEGDEYRISAAASGPITSDVRALLSVFTGYYAGNVKNLYSNQDVNGYRHDGARLKAIATPLPNLTLTFGADYTHSVDSVPTGVIASTGQVAYCPAYLVAPPAANSCHPNVFTNNAHMAALLASQGIAGGPDNRTVSTNTNSNVRDDNGGVSLQADYDLPGGYRLTSITAWRDWRNTQRQDYDQMSDSLAFTFPAVVDIGHVAFTQTSEELRIASPKGQFVDYVAGLFYLGASDHEIYERDVTHGTAAAPVFDFGVNHYGSSDDNYAVFGEANVNFTKNFRLIAGYREIWDSLSYYTGRVSTAATTGVAASFADRGHETKDGWAGRVGLQYDVSSDVHAYATISRGYKGPAYNVFFNMGVNNTPPLKPETSNSYEVGVKSQLLDRRVQANLSAFLTDFDNYQANSTQVINGALVTNLVNAGSVTTRGFEADIVAKPAQGLTYYFDGAYDDAHVVNFPCPTGAAVTCHINGEPLPFAPRWKLHVEQDYRRQIADQLSLDVDTDYNWQAKTQYQLSQTPDTIQPAYGIWNASVGLIGTSYGGWSARVLVKNILDQHYSSYLSHGDLAGVMRWVPRDDHRYFGIDLHKDF; this comes from the coding sequence TTGGCGTATCAGGGTTCCAGGACTCAGGTCCGGCGGGCCGGAAGGGCTGCGTGGCTGGCCGGGGCCGCGGCCTTCACCCTGGCCGACGCCGCTTCGGCCCAGCAGGCCAGCAGCGCGCCGCAGCAGCAAGTCGAGGAAGTGGTGGTCACGGCCCGCCACCGCGAGGAGCGGCTGCAGAACGTGCCGATCTCGGTCGCTGTGGTGAACGGGGCCGCCGCCGCGGCCAAGAACCTCAACGACATCGCCGACATCAGCCAGCAGGTGCCGTCGGTCGACTTCCGCACCGGGGCCTCGAACAAGGACCGCACCGTCTTCATCCGCGGCACGGGCACGATTTCGACCTCGCCGGGCGTGGAGCCGTCCGTTTCGACCGTGGTCGACGGCGTGGTCATGGCCCGGCCGGGTCAGGCGACCGTGGACCTCCTGGACCTCGACCACATCGAGGTTCTGCTTGGGCCGCAGGGCACCCTGTTCGGCAAGAACGCCTCGGCCGGCGTGGTCAACATCGTCACGCGCAACCCGAGTTCTTCGCCGTCCGGCTATCTGGACGCGGCCTACTATGAGGGTGATGAGTACCGCATCAGCGCGGCGGCCAGCGGACCGATCACCAGCGACGTGCGAGCCCTGCTGTCGGTGTTCACTGGCTACTATGCGGGCAACGTCAAGAACCTCTATTCGAACCAGGACGTTAACGGCTACCGGCACGACGGCGCGCGCCTGAAGGCGATCGCCACGCCGCTGCCGAACCTGACCCTGACCTTCGGCGCCGACTACACGCATTCGGTGGATTCGGTGCCCACCGGCGTGATCGCCTCGACCGGCCAGGTGGCCTACTGCCCGGCCTATCTGGTGGCGCCGCCTGCGGCCAATTCGTGCCATCCGAACGTGTTCACCAACAATGCGCACATGGCGGCGCTCCTGGCCTCGCAGGGCATCGCCGGCGGGCCTGACAACCGCACGGTCAGCACCAACACCAACAGCAACGTCCGCGACGACAACGGCGGGGTTTCGCTGCAGGCGGACTACGACCTGCCCGGCGGCTATCGCCTGACCTCGATCACCGCCTGGCGCGACTGGCGCAACACTCAGCGCCAGGACTACGACCAGATGTCCGACAGCCTGGCCTTCACCTTCCCGGCGGTGGTCGACATCGGCCATGTCGCCTTCACCCAGACGTCCGAGGAACTGCGCATCGCCTCTCCCAAGGGCCAGTTCGTCGACTACGTCGCCGGCCTGTTCTATCTGGGCGCCTCCGACCACGAGATCTACGAGCGGGACGTGACCCACGGGACCGCCGCCGCACCCGTGTTCGACTTCGGCGTCAACCACTACGGCTCGTCTGACGACAACTATGCGGTGTTCGGCGAGGCGAACGTCAATTTCACCAAGAATTTCCGTCTGATCGCTGGCTATCGTGAGATCTGGGATTCGCTCAGCTACTACACCGGCCGGGTGTCCACCGCGGCCACGACCGGCGTGGCGGCCAGCTTCGCCGACCGCGGGCATGAAACCAAGGACGGCTGGGCCGGCCGCGTGGGCCTGCAATATGACGTCAGTTCCGACGTCCACGCCTACGCCACGATCTCGCGCGGCTACAAGGGGCCAGCCTACAACGTCTTCTTCAACATGGGCGTCAACAACACGCCGCCGCTGAAACCGGAGACCTCGAATTCCTATGAAGTCGGGGTCAAGTCGCAGCTGCTCGACCGTCGGGTCCAGGCGAACCTCTCAGCCTTCCTGACCGATTTCGACAACTATCAGGCCAATTCGACTCAGGTGATCAACGGCGCCCTGGTGACCAATCTGGTCAACGCCGGTTCGGTGACCACCCGTGGCTTCGAGGCCGACATCGTGGCCAAGCCGGCCCAGGGCCTGACCTACTATTTCGACGGCGCCTATGACGACGCCCATGTGGTCAACTTCCCCTGTCCCACCGGGGCGGCGGTTACCTGCCATATCAACGGCGAGCCCTTGCCGTTCGCGCCGCGCTGGAAGCTTCATGTCGAGCAGGATTACCGCCGGCAGATCGCCGACCAGCTCAGCCTGGATGTCGACACCGACTACAACTGGCAGGCCAAGACCCAGTATCAGCTCAGCCAGACGCCGGACACGATCCAGCCGGCCTATGGGATCTGGAACGCCTCGGTGGGCCTGATCGGGACCAGCTATGGCGGCTGGTCGGCGCGGGTGCTGGTCAAGAACATCCTCGATCAGCACTATTCGTCCTACCTGTCGCATGGCGACCTGGCCGGGGTGATGCGCTGGGTTCCGCGCGACGATCATCGCTACTTCGGCATCGACCTGCACAAGGACTTCTAG
- a CDS encoding alpha-glucosidase: MQLIDQADGFDLALDGRIVARHRAAAPMIFVGQGEPSVQMNKGHFKIDDYVVARVPLAHARIVRRDGEVRLAFSAGPSDASSLTLVVTGGENDAAIRFEGADASINRLWLRIAAEQEERVWGGGEQLSYFDMRGRRFPMWTSEPGNGRDKSTLMTFKADRTGSGGDYYNTNYPQPTWLSSRRYALHVETTAYSAFDFRHGDFHEIEVWAVPERIELWARDHFIDLVRALSDRFGRQPPLPDWVLQGAIVGLKDGERSFERLEAFRAAGAAISGIWCEDWVGLRITTFGRRLYWDWKWDPKRYPGLDRKIPELAGEGVRFLGYVNPYLCVDGELYPHAAAEGYLALRPDADEPYIVDFGEFDCGIVDFTNPKAAAWFEDVVIGRNMLDFGLSGWMADFGEYLPHDVRLASGLDGMLAHNAWPTLWGQVNARAVASRGKTGEALFFMRAGFTGVQAHCPLLWAGDQSVDFTRHDGLPSVICAALSSGLVGNAFHHSDIGGYTSLYGNVRTAELMQRWSEMAAFTPVMRSHEGNRPDQNLQLDQDPDVLAHFARMTRIYRHLAPYLAELSQEAATTGVPVQRPLFLHFEGDPRAFECQVSYLYGPDLLVAPVLEAGAERWSAYLPAGAEWRHLWSGETFAGGAEVSVAAPIGQPPVFYRADAARADLFAALATL, from the coding sequence ATGCAGCTCATCGATCAGGCCGACGGTTTCGATCTCGCACTGGACGGCCGCATCGTCGCCCGCCACCGGGCGGCCGCGCCGATGATCTTCGTCGGCCAGGGCGAGCCCTCGGTGCAGATGAACAAGGGCCACTTCAAGATCGACGACTATGTCGTGGCCCGGGTCCCGCTGGCCCATGCCAGGATCGTGCGGAGGGACGGTGAGGTGCGGCTAGCGTTCAGCGCCGGGCCGTCCGACGCATCATCCCTCACGCTTGTCGTCACGGGCGGGGAAAACGACGCCGCGATCCGTTTCGAAGGCGCCGATGCTTCCATAAACCGCCTCTGGCTGCGCATCGCAGCCGAGCAAGAGGAGCGCGTCTGGGGGGGCGGCGAGCAGCTTTCCTATTTCGACATGCGTGGCCGGCGGTTCCCGATGTGGACCTCCGAGCCCGGCAATGGCCGCGACAAGTCCACCCTGATGACCTTCAAGGCCGACCGGACCGGCTCCGGCGGCGACTACTACAACACCAACTATCCCCAGCCGACCTGGCTGTCCTCGCGGCGCTACGCCCTGCATGTCGAGACCACCGCCTACTCGGCCTTCGATTTCAGGCATGGCGACTTTCATGAGATCGAGGTGTGGGCCGTGCCAGAGCGGATCGAGCTATGGGCCCGCGATCATTTCATCGACCTGGTCCGCGCCCTGTCCGACCGCTTCGGCCGCCAGCCGCCCTTGCCGGATTGGGTGCTGCAGGGCGCCATCGTCGGGCTCAAGGACGGGGAGCGCAGCTTCGAGCGGCTGGAGGCGTTCCGTGCAGCCGGCGCGGCGATTTCCGGGATCTGGTGCGAGGACTGGGTCGGCCTGCGCATCACCACCTTCGGCCGGCGCCTCTATTGGGACTGGAAGTGGGATCCCAAGCGCTATCCCGGCCTCGATCGCAAAATCCCCGAACTGGCTGGGGAAGGGGTCCGGTTCCTGGGCTATGTGAACCCCTATCTCTGCGTCGATGGCGAGCTCTATCCGCACGCCGCCGCCGAGGGCTATCTCGCGCTGCGACCCGACGCCGACGAGCCCTACATCGTCGATTTCGGCGAGTTCGACTGCGGCATCGTCGACTTCACCAATCCCAAGGCGGCGGCCTGGTTCGAGGACGTGGTGATCGGCCGGAACATGCTCGACTTCGGCCTTTCGGGCTGGATGGCCGACTTCGGCGAATACCTGCCTCACGACGTGCGCCTGGCCAGCGGCCTCGACGGCATGCTCGCCCACAACGCGTGGCCGACCCTGTGGGGCCAGGTCAACGCCCGCGCCGTGGCCAGCCGCGGCAAGACCGGCGAGGCCCTGTTCTTCATGCGCGCCGGGTTCACCGGGGTGCAGGCCCATTGTCCGCTGCTCTGGGCCGGAGACCAGTCGGTGGATTTCACCCGCCATGACGGCCTGCCCAGCGTGATCTGCGCAGCCCTGTCGTCGGGCCTGGTGGGCAACGCCTTCCACCACAGCGACATTGGCGGCTACACCAGCCTTTATGGCAATGTGCGGACGGCCGAACTGATGCAGCGCTGGAGCGAGATGGCCGCCTTCACCCCGGTGATGCGCTCGCACGAGGGCAATCGGCCGGACCAGAACCTGCAGCTGGACCAGGACCCGGACGTGCTGGCCCATTTCGCCCGCATGACCCGCATCTACCGCCATCTGGCGCCCTATCTGGCCGAGCTGTCCCAGGAGGCGGCCACAACCGGCGTTCCCGTCCAGCGACCGCTGTTCCTGCATTTCGAGGGCGATCCGCGTGCGTTCGAGTGCCAGGTCAGCTACCTCTACGGCCCCGACCTTCTGGTCGCGCCGGTGCTGGAGGCGGGCGCCGAGCGCTGGAGCGCCTATCTGCCGGCGGGCGCTGAGTGGCGCCACCTCTGGAGCGGCGAGACCTTCGCCGGCGGGGCCGAGGTGAGCGTGGCGGCGCCGATCGGCCAGCCGCCGGTGTTCTACCGCGCCGACGCCGCCCGGGCCGACCTGTTCGCCGCCCTGGCCACGCTCTGA
- a CDS encoding MFS transporter yields MWTARSRLILALLILGGVLNYADRQIIAVLKPMLQEELHWSDTDYGRLTSVFQFASAVAFLGSGWLIDRIGWRRANPLAVGAWSLAAMAHAAARTVGQFTLARFALGATEALGTPTAIKTIAAVFRAEERSLALGIMNAANTLGAVVTPLLIPLLALRVGWARSFLLTGGLGLAWVALWLVFSPGREDEEAEAAAAAKAPIEKAGWWTVLQDRRTWAIAGAKALSDQVWWLLLFWTPDLFHRVFHLSIKAFGLPLAVIYACAAIGALGGGWVTTRLLETGFGLDRTRKLMLLVAALLATPVCLAPYVGSYWIATAILGLTLAAHQVFSLNIFALATDISPAPRVATVVSIGALAGNLAGMVILQAAGWVLGAGYGYLPLLGLASVSYLLGLGWVRLLLPRIASAQAGEPASASDEFGKAIA; encoded by the coding sequence ATGTGGACCGCCCGATCCCGACTGATTCTGGCGCTGCTGATCCTCGGCGGGGTGCTGAACTATGCCGACCGGCAGATCATCGCCGTGCTCAAGCCCATGCTGCAGGAGGAACTGCACTGGAGCGACACGGACTACGGCCGGCTGACCTCGGTGTTCCAGTTCGCCTCGGCCGTGGCCTTCCTGGGCTCGGGCTGGTTGATCGACCGCATCGGTTGGCGCAGGGCCAACCCCCTGGCGGTGGGCGCCTGGAGCCTCGCGGCCATGGCTCACGCCGCGGCGCGCACGGTCGGCCAGTTCACCTTGGCCCGCTTCGCCCTGGGCGCCACGGAGGCGCTGGGCACGCCGACCGCGATCAAGACCATCGCCGCGGTGTTCCGCGCCGAGGAGCGCTCGCTGGCGCTGGGGATCATGAACGCCGCCAACACCCTTGGCGCCGTGGTGACGCCGCTGTTGATCCCCCTCCTGGCCTTGCGGGTCGGCTGGGCAAGGTCGTTCCTGCTCACGGGCGGTCTGGGCCTGGCCTGGGTGGCGCTATGGCTGGTTTTTTCGCCCGGCCGGGAAGATGAAGAGGCCGAGGCTGCGGCTGCGGCGAAGGCGCCGATCGAAAAGGCCGGTTGGTGGACGGTGCTTCAGGATCGGCGCACCTGGGCGATCGCCGGGGCCAAGGCGCTTTCGGACCAGGTCTGGTGGCTCTTGCTGTTCTGGACCCCGGACCTGTTCCACCGGGTGTTTCACCTCAGCATCAAGGCGTTCGGGCTACCCCTGGCGGTTATCTACGCCTGCGCCGCCATCGGCGCCCTGGGCGGCGGCTGGGTCACGACAAGGCTGTTGGAAACCGGGTTCGGCCTCGATCGCACGCGCAAGCTGATGCTGCTGGTTGCGGCCCTGCTGGCGACGCCGGTCTGCCTGGCGCCCTATGTGGGCAGCTATTGGATCGCGACCGCGATCCTGGGCCTGACCCTGGCGGCGCATCAGGTGTTTTCGCTGAACATCTTTGCGCTGGCGACCGACATCTCGCCGGCGCCGCGCGTGGCCACGGTGGTCAGCATCGGCGCCCTGGCCGGCAACCTCGCCGGCATGGTGATCCTCCAGGCCGCCGGATGGGTGCTGGGGGCCGGCTATGGCTACCTGCCGCTCCTGGGCCTGGCCTCGGTCTCCTACCTCCTGGGGCTCGGCTGGGTGCGGCTACTGCTGCCGCGGATCGCCAGCGCACAGGCGGGCGAGCCGGCGTCAGCGTCGGACGAGTTTGGAAAGGCCATCGCGTGA
- a CDS encoding NADPH-dependent FMN reductase: MTSRTASAPLIVGIGGTTRPGSTSERTLVKALAAAEALGARTRLFGGAILTRIPIYDPTTADRSPELQDLLDGVRQADGVIIATPGYHGSVSGVVKNALDALEGVRGDARPYLDGRAVGCIVTADGWQAGGTALASLRTIVHALRGWPTPLGVTFNPSASPLFDAAGELCNVRDGEMLAMLAGQVVGFARMKQALAEPA; encoded by the coding sequence GTGACATCCAGAACAGCTTCAGCGCCGCTGATCGTCGGCATCGGCGGCACCACGCGCCCGGGCTCCACCAGCGAGCGGACCCTGGTCAAGGCGCTGGCCGCGGCGGAGGCGCTGGGCGCTCGCACGCGCCTGTTCGGCGGCGCGATTCTGACCCGGATCCCGATCTACGACCCGACCACGGCCGACCGCTCGCCGGAGCTGCAGGACCTGCTGGATGGCGTGAGACAGGCGGACGGGGTGATCATCGCCACGCCCGGCTATCACGGCTCGGTCTCCGGCGTGGTCAAGAACGCCCTGGACGCGCTGGAGGGGGTGCGCGGAGACGCGCGGCCCTATTTGGATGGCCGGGCGGTCGGCTGCATCGTCACCGCCGACGGCTGGCAGGCTGGCGGAACAGCCCTGGCGTCGCTGCGCACCATCGTCCATGCCCTACGCGGATGGCCGACGCCGTTGGGGGTCACCTTCAACCCCTCGGCCAGTCCGCTGTTCGACGCGGCCGGCGAACTCTGCAATGTCCGCGACGGCGAAATGCTGGCCATGCTGGCCGGCCAGGTGGTCGGCTTCGCCCGCATGAAGCAGGCGTTGGCGGAGCCCGCCTGA
- a CDS encoding LysR substrate-binding domain-containing protein produces MRFRQVEAFRAVMQSGGVTAAAALLRISQPSVSRLIADLEASVGFTLFERRGGRMVPTDQAQALNEAVRRSFTGLDLLDQAARRIRAHPIGSLRIAALSALAAAVVAPAVKALQAAYPEIKVTVESLGQRAVEDRVFLAQADIGLGVAGPVREGVRSSPLGRARYVCALPAGHALASRETVRLSDLAGEPFIGPMHEADALWFGIDQALAAEGVEVARRLETQQSFTAYAFVESGLGIAIVEPFSAPLFARLGVAVRRLEPDLSVDFAILEPDIGPPPAVAEIFRETALKAAADCLGQTDRLTQM; encoded by the coding sequence ATGCGGTTCCGGCAGGTCGAGGCGTTTCGCGCGGTCATGCAGAGCGGCGGGGTCACTGCGGCCGCCGCCCTGCTGCGCATCAGCCAGCCTTCGGTCAGCCGGCTGATCGCCGACCTGGAGGCCAGCGTCGGCTTCACCCTGTTCGAGCGGCGCGGCGGTCGGATGGTTCCGACGGATCAGGCGCAGGCTCTCAATGAGGCCGTGCGCCGAAGCTTCACCGGCCTGGACCTGCTGGACCAGGCCGCCCGCCGCATCCGCGCCCATCCGATCGGCTCGCTTCGCATCGCCGCGCTCTCGGCCCTGGCGGCGGCGGTCGTGGCGCCGGCGGTCAAGGCTCTTCAGGCCGCCTATCCGGAGATCAAGGTCACGGTGGAGTCGCTCGGCCAGCGCGCGGTCGAGGACCGGGTCTTCCTGGCCCAGGCGGACATCGGCCTTGGCGTAGCCGGGCCGGTGCGCGAGGGCGTGCGCTCCAGTCCTCTAGGCCGCGCCCGTTATGTCTGCGCCCTGCCCGCCGGCCACGCCTTGGCGTCGCGGGAAACCGTGCGGCTGAGCGACCTTGCCGGCGAGCCGTTCATCGGGCCGATGCACGAGGCCGACGCGCTGTGGTTCGGCATCGACCAGGCCCTGGCGGCGGAAGGCGTCGAGGTGGCGCGCCGGCTGGAGACCCAGCAGTCCTTCACCGCCTACGCGTTCGTGGAATCCGGCCTGGGGATCGCCATTGTCGAGCCGTTCAGCGCGCCGCTGTTCGCTCGCCTCGGCGTCGCCGTGCGCCGGCTCGAGCCGGACCTGTCGGTCGATTTCGCCATCTTGGAGCCGGACATAGGCCCGCCCCCCGCTGTGGCCGAAATTTTCCGCGAAACCGCGCTGAAGGCGGCGGCGGACTGCCTCGGACAGACCGATCGGTTGACACAGATGTGA
- a CDS encoding phytanoyl-CoA dioxygenase family protein, translated as MSRFEAQKEQFANQGYAVFEGVLDGEALALLRGQCDAFVAREDARMDALGVDTIGITHRGRRYFANECQRAQPALRSMLFSQTMAEVCRATLGEDAYFFFDQFVVKGPDRGMPFGWHQDSGYVVGNGGPTDHPPYLTCWCPLDDATAENGTVRVLPFSQAPASREGILPHERQPGSNDLIGWKSDEGAVTVEAKAGSIVAFSSLLLHATGANQTDRMRRVYLAQYTAEPMLEKDKRQLRRNAIALVRGGKQVTFA; from the coding sequence ATGAGCCGTTTCGAAGCCCAGAAAGAACAGTTCGCCAACCAGGGCTACGCCGTATTCGAAGGCGTCCTCGACGGCGAGGCCCTGGCGCTGCTGCGCGGCCAGTGCGACGCCTTCGTCGCGCGGGAGGATGCGCGCATGGACGCCCTGGGCGTCGACACTATCGGCATCACCCACAGGGGCCGCCGCTATTTCGCCAACGAGTGCCAGCGCGCCCAACCGGCCCTGCGGTCCATGCTGTTCAGCCAGACCATGGCCGAAGTCTGCCGCGCCACCCTGGGCGAGGACGCCTACTTCTTTTTCGACCAGTTCGTCGTCAAAGGGCCGGATCGCGGCATGCCGTTCGGCTGGCACCAGGATTCGGGTTACGTGGTGGGCAATGGCGGCCCGACCGACCACCCGCCCTATCTGACCTGCTGGTGCCCCCTGGACGACGCCACGGCCGAGAACGGCACGGTGCGGGTGCTGCCGTTCAGCCAGGCGCCGGCCTCGCGCGAGGGTATCCTGCCGCACGAACGCCAGCCGGGCTCCAACGACCTGATCGGCTGGAAGAGCGACGAGGGCGCGGTCACCGTGGAGGCCAAGGCCGGCAGCATCGTCGCCTTCTCCAGCCTCTTGCTGCACGCCACCGGCGCCAACCAGACCGACCGTATGCGCCGGGTCTATCTGGCGCAGTACACGGCCGAGCCGATGCTGGAGAAGGACAAGCGCCAACTGCGACGCAACGCCATCGCCCTGGTCCGCGGCGGCAAGCAGGTGACGTTCGCCTGA